The sequence below is a genomic window from Paenibacillus sp. DCT19.
CAGGATCAACGTAGAATTATTTTTATCGATATCGATGGAACACTTGTGAGGGATGATGGCAGTGTACCGGAGTCTGCTCAAACTGCTTGTCGTTTGGCGCGAGAGAATGGTCATTTATTGTTTCTGTGTACAGGCCGTTCGAAGGCGGAAATATATGATGAGATCTGGAATCTGGGATTTGATGGGCTAATCGGTGCAGGTGGCGGTTATGTAGAAGTGAATGGAGAGACTCTCTATCATAAAAAAGTGCTTCCTGAAGATGTACTCGACATGGTTCAATTCTTCAATGAGCATGACATTAACTTCTATCTTGAATCTAACTCGGCGCTGTATGCAAGTCCTAATCTGAAGCTTCATCTGGAGAAATTGATGTATGGAGACATAGAGAATGATCCTGCAGCACGGCAACAAATGGAAGCATCACCACATCCGTTTATTACTCAACTCACTTATGGGGAAACGGAATGGAACAAAGAGGATGTCAACAAAGTATGCTTCCTAGAGAGCAAGCTTCCATTTGCAACGGTTAAGCAACGGTTTGAAGGGAAATTTCAAGCTATTCAGTGTACGGTGCCAATCTTCGGGGAAGATAGTGGAGAATTAATGCTCCCTGGCATTCACAAGGCAGTTGCGATTGCAGACGTACTGAAGCATCTTGAGTTGCCCGTGGAGCATACAATTGGAATCGGAGACGGGATGAACGATGTGGAGATGCTGGAATTTTGTAAATTGGGAATCGCGATGGGCAATGCCAAGCCTGGCTTGAAAGAGATCGCTGACGATATTACAGATGATCTAGAGAATGATGGGCTTTACAAAAGTTTTGTGAAGCATGGTCTCATTTCCGTTTAAACAGATCTATTGATATACGCATATCCCATCTGGTGTAACATGTAACATCATACCAAGTGAACAGTTCGAAAAGTCGCCGATTGGCGGCTTTTTTAGCTTCTTTGATAGGAATTGAAACGTCGCTCATGCCTACGAAAGCCTGTCTATAACAGATAGCCAGCTCAGAATGGCTACCTGTTTTTTATTTTTACGTTACGTGGATCAAGTCTCGACGAACATATCCTTTTGATTTTGTTTTCGGAAGCTACGGGAGACTCACCAACTGTTTTGGTGAAAAGAATCGTGAAGTAGTTCGGATTTTCGTAGCCAACGAGCTTTGCAATTTCCCATACTTTTTTCTTGGTAGAGACTAATAACCGGGTAGCT
It includes:
- a CDS encoding Cof-type HAD-IIB family hydrolase encodes the protein MSQDQRRIIFIDIDGTLVRDDGSVPESAQTACRLARENGHLLFLCTGRSKAEIYDEIWNLGFDGLIGAGGGYVEVNGETLYHKKVLPEDVLDMVQFFNEHDINFYLESNSALYASPNLKLHLEKLMYGDIENDPAARQQMEASPHPFITQLTYGETEWNKEDVNKVCFLESKLPFATVKQRFEGKFQAIQCTVPIFGEDSGELMLPGIHKAVAIADVLKHLELPVEHTIGIGDGMNDVEMLEFCKLGIAMGNAKPGLKEIADDITDDLENDGLYKSFVKHGLISV